TCAACAAGCGTTATTGGAATGCACCTCAGGGACAACTACGGCGTACCTGATGTCAAGCTCGCAACAGGAAAGAAGATCACCGATATCTTGAAAGAGAACGACGAAGCTCCAAACGTACCGGAAGACCTGTACAACCTTATTGTAAAAGCTATCGGAATGCGCAAGCACCTTGTTGCTAACCACAAGGATGTACACAACAAGAGGGCACTGCAGTCAACCGAGTCAAAGATCAGAAGGCTCGTAAAATACTAC
This genomic stretch from Methanococcoides sp. LMO-2 harbors:
- a CDS encoding 30S ribosomal protein S15 translates to MAKMHTRRKGKSGSTKPIRTEAPAWSTATTEEITNVILDMWKLGNSTSVIGMHLRDNYGVPDVKLATGKKITDILKENDEAPNVPEDLYNLIVKAIGMRKHLVANHKDVHNKRALQSTESKIRRLVKYYQSSKVLPADWKYKPETAEMLITR